Proteins found in one Candidatus Margulisiibacteriota bacterium genomic segment:
- a CDS encoding 50S ribosomal protein L25 has translation MKKVELAAEKRDGIGTKKVKALRKLGLIPAIVYGKKMKPVAVAIDNKIFLSKILGSETGKNTIATLKLGGSDLQVLTQEIQYDYMNGKILHIDFAHVLMDEVVKAKIAIELTGTPIGVKDNGGILVHGLREIEVECLPGDIPEKFHVDVAGLMINDSLHVSDLPKGKFKVLSSPTEMIAACVPPAKEEVVAPVAAVPVAGEAAAATAVADEKVKEKAAPGAAPAKAAPAGKPTK, from the coding sequence ATGAAAAAAGTTGAACTGGCCGCTGAAAAAAGAGACGGAATCGGGACCAAAAAAGTTAAAGCCTTAAGAAAATTAGGCTTAATTCCCGCTATTGTTTACGGTAAAAAGATGAAGCCGGTCGCGGTCGCGATCGACAATAAGATCTTTTTGTCTAAGATATTAGGCTCTGAAACGGGAAAAAACACGATTGCCACCCTCAAACTTGGCGGTTCCGACCTCCAGGTCTTAACCCAGGAAATTCAATATGATTATATGAATGGTAAGATCCTCCACATCGATTTTGCCCATGTCCTTATGGACGAAGTCGTTAAGGCTAAGATCGCGATCGAACTGACCGGTACCCCGATAGGGGTCAAAGATAATGGTGGGATCCTGGTCCATGGCTTGCGCGAGATCGAAGTTGAGTGTTTGCCGGGAGATATTCCGGAGAAATTCCACGTTGATGTCGCCGGGTTGATGATCAACGATTCACTGCACGTTTCCGACCTGCCTAAGGGTAAGTTTAAGGTTCTTTCCAGCCCGACCGAAATGATCGCGGCTTGCGTTCCTCCTGCTAAGGAGGAGGTTGTGGCTCCAGTGGCGGCGGTGCCAGTTGCTGGTGAAGCCGCGGCCGCGACCGCGGTCGCCGATGAAAAGGTCAAGGAAAAAGCGGCTCCAGGCGCCGCACCGGCAAAAGCGGCTCCAGCTGGGAAACCAACTAAGTAA
- a CDS encoding EscU/YscU/HrcU family type III secretion system export apparatus switch protein — protein sequence MAEEEKIENPEQPPARKTVVALRYDMDRDKAPMVLATGKGMMADEILRIAEENKIPLYEDPELAKLLAKLEIDREIPAELYTLVAEVLFFVFKLDRMAEKREKVVSRLREEKKEKARKGE from the coding sequence ATGGCTGAAGAAGAAAAAATAGAAAACCCAGAACAGCCGCCGGCCAGAAAAACTGTCGTCGCCTTGCGCTACGACATGGACCGGGACAAGGCTCCCATGGTCCTGGCGACCGGCAAGGGGATGATGGCGGACGAGATCCTGCGGATCGCCGAAGAGAATAAGATACCGCTCTACGAAGATCCGGAACTGGCCAAGCTCCTGGCAAAGCTGGAAATTGACCGGGAGATCCCGGCCGAACTTTACACGCTAGTGGCTGAAGTCTTGTTCTTCGTTTTCAAACTCGACCGGATGGCCGAGAAGCGGGAGAAAGTTGTCTCGCGTTTGCGCGAAGAGAAAAAAGAGAAAGCACGAAAGGGAGAATAG
- the mrdA gene encoding penicillin-binding protein 2 — MNKDQVLWLAFAFAFLLIFGRLFQLQVIEGDKYRRLALENAAKTIPVYAPRGIIYDRNGKIIAQNQAVFSIQVMPQLLSDSDPARRDRVLKKLSELLGEEVKPVKRSDRPILIKDNIDLKTAITVEEMGKELKGVEVVVHPVRLYPFGAAASHLLGYVGEIEGDELKRLKAEGYRLGDTIGKDGLEKIYDKLIRGTDGGKKIEVDVRGNPIRVLGSVDPVAGANVYTTIDIDLQQVADVALGGKNGAVVILDPRSGEILALVSHPNYDPNIFVKQLDSEEWSKLGKKTHPFMNRALAIYPPGSIFKAIVLTAALERKITKPNESFFCPGYYRINNRIARCWKETGHGRITAEDGLVNSCDIVFYELGRRLGPDLIAEYARKYGLGERTGIDLPSEKKGLVPDSGWKKRIYGESWYDGDSINYGIGQGFLQVTPVQMAKVYGSIATGRERQPYIVAEIRKKDGAVLFQQRPREAGIVPGTVDTLNVVRAALRQVVFRATGRAASVPGIPAAGKTGTAQTPGLPHAWFLCYAPYDEPEIVIAAFVEHGEHGDRSSAMVARDILKWYKENRLQKEYPE; from the coding sequence GTGAATAAAGACCAGGTCCTTTGGCTGGCTTTTGCTTTTGCGTTCCTTTTGATTTTTGGCCGGCTTTTTCAACTCCAGGTGATTGAAGGGGACAAATACCGGCGCCTGGCGCTGGAGAACGCCGCCAAGACGATCCCGGTTTACGCCCCGCGCGGCATTATTTACGACCGGAACGGCAAAATCATCGCCCAAAACCAGGCGGTTTTTTCCATTCAGGTCATGCCGCAGCTTTTGTCCGATTCCGACCCGGCCCGTCGCGACCGGGTCTTAAAGAAGCTAAGCGAATTGCTCGGTGAAGAGGTCAAGCCGGTGAAACGATCGGACCGGCCGATCCTGATCAAGGACAATATCGACTTGAAGACCGCGATCACGGTCGAAGAGATGGGCAAGGAATTAAAAGGGGTGGAGGTCGTGGTCCATCCGGTCCGGCTCTATCCTTTTGGCGCCGCCGCTTCTCACCTGCTCGGCTATGTCGGCGAGATCGAGGGGGATGAGTTAAAAAGGCTGAAAGCGGAAGGCTATCGACTGGGCGATACCATCGGCAAAGACGGGCTCGAAAAGATCTACGACAAGCTGATCCGGGGAACCGACGGCGGGAAAAAGATCGAAGTCGATGTTCGGGGGAACCCGATCCGGGTCTTGGGTTCGGTCGATCCGGTTGCCGGAGCGAATGTTTACACCACGATCGATATCGATTTGCAACAGGTGGCCGACGTGGCGCTCGGAGGAAAAAATGGCGCGGTGGTTATTCTTGACCCCCGGAGCGGCGAGATCCTGGCGCTGGTCAGTCATCCTAATTATGACCCGAATATCTTCGTGAAACAGCTCGATTCCGAGGAGTGGAGTAAGCTCGGCAAAAAAACGCATCCCTTCATGAACCGGGCGCTGGCGATCTATCCCCCGGGCTCGATCTTCAAGGCGATCGTCCTGACCGCGGCTCTGGAGCGAAAAATAACCAAACCGAACGAAAGCTTTTTCTGTCCCGGCTATTATCGGATCAACAACCGGATCGCCCGTTGCTGGAAAGAGACCGGCCACGGACGGATCACCGCGGAAGACGGCTTGGTCAATTCCTGCGACATTGTTTTTTATGAGTTGGGGCGGCGGTTGGGACCGGACCTGATCGCCGAATACGCCCGGAAATATGGGTTGGGGGAGCGGACCGGGATCGACTTGCCGAGCGAGAAGAAAGGGTTGGTCCCGGACAGCGGTTGGAAGAAACGGATTTACGGCGAAAGCTGGTATGACGGCGATTCGATCAATTACGGGATCGGTCAGGGATTTCTCCAGGTTACGCCGGTCCAGATGGCCAAAGTTTATGGCAGCATCGCGACCGGTCGTGAAAGACAACCATACATTGTGGCCGAGATCAGGAAGAAAGACGGGGCGGTCCTTTTCCAGCAGCGGCCGCGGGAAGCCGGGATCGTTCCGGGAACGGTTGATACTCTGAACGTGGTGCGCGCGGCCCTGCGCCAAGTTGTTTTTAGGGCGACCGGTAGGGCGGCAAGCGTGCCGGGGATCCCGGCCGCCGGTAAGACCGGGACCGCGCAAACTCCCGGTCTGCCGCACGCCTGGTTCCTTTGCTACGCTCCCTACGATGAACCGGAGATCGTGATCGCCGCTTTTGTGGAACACGGCGAGCACGGCGATCGCTCCTCCGCGATGGTCGCCCGCGATATTCTGAAGTGGTACAAGGAAAACCGCCTGCAGAAAGAGTACCCAGAGTAA